The Bicyclus anynana chromosome 9, ilBicAnyn1.1, whole genome shotgun sequence DNA window ATTGCTAATAATATGCACACAAGCAATATTAAAATTCTGTATTGAATATTGATTTAGAtagattttctatattttactgataaaacttttgataatattattttgtaagaatatcgatattcatactaatattatcctCGTAAATGTTCGTTTTTGTAAGTTTATCACGTTTCTACTCCTCAATAACTTAACCGATCGTCATGGAAGTTTGCAAAGGTACAGAAAAGCaccaaaaactttttatattgatatttaacGAAACCTAGATCTAATTACTAAACTAGGTTGACGCGAGTTGATGGCGAGGCGTTGACGAACCGTTTCCGAGTTGATATATGTGTCATAACCCTTAGGGTCAACACAAACGTAAATGTATCCTATGGTCAGCTTGCTAACATTGTTGGCCCCACAGATAATTTAACTAAATGCTTGTTCACGTATATCTCTTGATATTCATCTTATAGATTCTTAAAGCAGACATTGTCCGATAATgcattacaaaaacaaaatgcaattttcatttttaacaaaTTGTCTAATCTGGTCGATATTTCTCATTTTActatacatttttcatttaaaattagttGCAATAATTTGCATTTTCAAATACATTCAATAACTAACCTCAATATCCAATtagtatataaatactaattaaccataaaaaaaatcaaagaagaCAATCTTATAGTAATGGTTAAAGTTTCGTGTCAAATCCAAGCACAACAAAAATCTTCTTAGAACCATCACGGGCATTTTTGTCAGAAAATGGAGACAAAAAATgtgatgttttatataatttacagttCAACAAGTTAGTGTTAGTATGCTCGAATTGACTGTAGCGACACGAGcttcaataatatatttaaccGCGCCATAAACTTTGACAAAACGTCAAACATGTCTAACATTGTCAGAAAATTGACCCCAGTGTGTCAAACAGCATCTAAATCAGTCCAATGGTGGTTTTCCAACAACGTTAAATACGTATTAAACTTCGCTAGAAACATAACGTCGCAAGTCTAATAAAACATTTCTAACATAATCAGAAACATAGCTTGAATTGACTAACAACTTCAAAATGAGTGACAGTTGCAGATAGTTTGTTTGCATTGTATAACGACCATATTTTGATGCTACTATATTTCTGACAACAATAATCAAGTTTTCGTGACTACAATTAGCCACACACATTTAATAAATTGGGTAAATATAGTGCAATGTCATACAACAGTATCAGTTCCTTAGGAAGTAAGAGTTAAGAATGGTTACCCTACTTCATTTACATATGTGTGTGGACAGAATGATGTCAGAATCGTGTCGTTATTATTATGAACAGCGTCATACGTGTCAGACGGCGTCAGACGGCGTCAGACGTGCGCGGGTCATGTCGCGGCGGGCTGCGCCGGCGCACGTTACTATCGGTAGAGGCGCGCGAAGTCACGCAGCAGCCGGGTCATCTCCTTGCATTTCTCCGCTCTGCGATAAGAAAGAAAGCCTTTTTATGtgaaatttataaatttcataatgttattCTGCCACTAAAAGATGAATGAATGGTCGTTGGGTCAGCTATGCAATGTAAGCAATCGTGTAAAcgtttacaaaaaattagtaattcttttaagggcagttgcatacgtttttataataaactatcaCATGAAGctactggaatgtctctcaaaaagttcaaagtgtttattaaacgcaagcttttgggaaaggctcattatagtgttaatgattatattaatgataaaaaagcttggcgttaaactgtattatacgactgtgtgcttagttttaaataagtttgtaaaatggtggtaaacaaaaaaaaaaccttggctgagtttgttgtgggctcttctcggactaaggcgcgtttggaaccctcgtaactttagttttaagttttcgactattattaccaccattaaattaaattatgacataatcttgacctttcaaaagtgcttgtaaactaagcctaattgaaataaattaatttgacttTTACACGAAGTCGACGTTCAGTGATCGCCGCTACATCAATGGGAATCCGCGGGAAGTCAACAAGGCGGCGAATCGCGTCAATACCAAGTACCGGGTTTGCCCTCTCATGATTCAGCCTGTAAGACCGTGAGGTCAGGGGTAGGggcagcctcagaccaattatagaaggacctgtatcgcactcatagtcacgaacaaaattgtctgtcgttttctgaggaaaacgagcttagatttggtatttatcttatactaaactagaagtttttgccagttttttacacaattcaattacacaaaaaggtatttttacggagctctttaaccgacaaacacgattacaactatttaacatcgattctatacagtttttataatcacattagatcgttgatcatatactttgacagaaaagtaacgtctagcgaggcaagtcctatacaataattggtctgagggggCAACTGACGGGTACCTCATGGCGTACTGGTGGAACTGCCAGCACTGGTGCTCggtggcggcgggcggcgcgcgcggcagGCGGCGCAGCGCGCTCTGCAGCCAGTCCACGCCGCGGCTCTTCTGCCACTGCAGCATCTCCAGCAGCACGTCGGCCACCTGCAGTGCATCATATACTAGATAAGCCACTGACTCATATTGTGCCTTACTACTCAGCTCAGATCctgattatttataatttataagcaggtctaTAGTAtgttttacggatagaagatacaaattgctgttgacaaaaataatttttagaatttttggaacctgcattaagtagataaatatctttttttgtgtcgctcccttgtctacaaattaaacataagacagtaaaagtgttcaaaaaaGCCAATAAAAAGACCTGGAACTAAATTCacatccggtgtaagctgtcaatgtcgtgttatattgtcaaatgtcaataaaacagaagttaaaaagaaacattaaatcgtagacagagaagcaataaacaaaaaattgctttaaaaacgccataaacgaacgctactacgcgtCGGgatgtgagttacaagcatgttaccatgataaaaattcttaattaatgttgtcagttaatgtattaaaatacattttatttaaataatttacaaaaatgcgggttccaaaattttttttattttgggatttaagccctatattttatgtttttttaagataaaaataaattgttctgCTTAGTTACACTCGGTATAAAGGCTCagcatccatacaaaattgggacatgtcctttgtatctatggaagaaattaaatagtaaCGGACACTACGctgcaaaaattcaaataaaacgtTTTCTTTCTTCATACCTTTTTGTAATCCTGCCAAAAAGTAAGAGACCCTGTAGTCAGGATCTCATTGTGTAATTTCAATAGTTTACATAATTGGCGACCGTGACAGgactacaaaaataaatcttgaGAACAAATCATAAAACTTAGCGAGTCATCGTAGCCATTGCGGTGAGTAGTCGCAAAAAACGTAGTTCCTTTATGCCCTATTATCAATCACattgatatactcgtatatcctGGGTGTCAAATTTGGGTAAAAAAACACTTACCTCAGAGAGCATGTAGGAGTGCAGGTGCAGCACGGACGCCTCCAGCAGCGCGTACGTGAGCGTCTCGCCGTACTGCATGAGCGCGGCGCTCACCAGACCTGGAGCGAAACCggttacaatataaataaatttataagagtaacaattttaaaaattccgtCAGTTACAGAAATGGTGATGGGTATTAGGTTGGGATAAAAGTCATAATAAGaagaaaattaaaactgtaTGTTGAAGGACACAAAAGGAGAGgatattatctatttttagcagactcagaagtggtttacaaaaataagaaaaccaatgttgaacataggttatgattcacaatatttgtcaggacaactttattaacttcaaactataaccaaaatgagtccctagaatggcagagaatgaatgaccttgagtggagtcacgcacttgtgaatgatgtgtgtagggttaagggatcccttgacagttaactaacactcccttttccactcaagttacCTAACCCATGTCGATTGCATTTCAAGGGTTACTTGAGAGATAAAGAATTACTCAAGAAatgtggacgcctcgaacgccacgagtatcCTAAAGCCGACCGTATGACGAGCGCCTTAAATCagaagtcgttcccgccaaccgatcgctatccctctctaactccctactctttacgggaATTCTacagtttacagtagctaccttgtaatttaatgtgatgaatGTATTTTTCCAGATTTTTAGTCTCGCTAACGAAAATGGCTGAACgcatttatcttatcttggtcttgaaatgttcgtagaggtatagggaaggtttaaaaggtgagaagaattagaataattgccgggaaaactataaaaacaaccctttccTATTATATTTTAGTCTAGAGTAGAAATCGGGAAGAAGTGCACCTAAGTCAAAACAATGCTTGAGTCAGTGTttgctagtacaaaataaatattaaatagattgTCAGTGTTTGCTAGCCCAGTTCGTTTACCTTTGAGATGCTGGTCGTCCGTGCGCGTGGAGGCGGCGAGGCGCGTGAGGTCCTGCAGGAACTTCATGAGCGAGCAGTTGGCGTCGCTGTGGTCCAGCGCGCACGCCGCCACCGCGCACTGCAGCACCGGCCCCAGCGTGTCGCCCTCCACCAGCGCCGACGGGTTTCTTTGGAGGTATCtgtaatatgtaatattattttgtaactgGACATATGGATAATAGGTAAAACAGTGCACTGTTTATTAGTTCTGTTAGTACATCTAAAACTGAAGGAAATCGTGGAGAGTCCGGACATGGTAATCATAAATAATGAAGAGAGTGCAGAAATCTTCGGAAAGAAGTCTGGGTACATAAAATTCCATGTTTTCCAAGAAAACCATGTTTTTCAGATGAGTTGTTTACGTAATAGGTTCCAGATAAGAGAACTGATCTTCAACTTGCGAAGATAGCAGAAAAGTCAAGCCCAGGAGGTAGACCCAACCAATCTAATTCAGGGATACAGTTGTTCAATATCTACATGTCTTCGCTGTTAGCGAGGTACCATGTGAAAGTTGCTTAGTTGCTCGAAATGGGCATCGTGCAGCTACATCTCCAGCGCGCAGCACAGTAAGGGTCGCTCACCGCACGCAGAGACGGAACAGGTCGTCGACGGTGTCGGGGTTGTCGCGCAGCGCGGCGGGCGCGTCCAGCAGCGCCAGCGCGCGCGGCAGCACGGCGTGCAGCAGGCGCGCCAGCGCGGGGCGCGCGTCGGGCGCGTCCAGCGCGTCGCACAGCACGGCGCACAGGTACAGCACGCACGagtgcgcgcgcgccgcgtaCAGCTGCGGCAGCGCGGCCGCCAGCGCGGGCAGCAGCGCCGCCGCGGGCCGCCCGCAGCCGCGCACCATGAAGCGCACGCAGCGGCACGCGCGCTCCATCACGCGCCCGTCCGACACGTACCTGCGGGCGTCGCATCGCGCACTTTGACAATCACTGTCACCAGCGTATCAACTaatgttaacaatacaaaaaaacaaatcgaAATCTGGCCAGCAAACGCCTGCTTATCGAATTTTCTCTTTTACTATCTGTTGTTCTGACCAGTATTTGATTTTTGTAGTTCTTTGACCAAATGAAGTTTAagtttatgtatatattatgatTAGTTGGTAATTTATAACATCTATAATTTCATATTGGTATtgttgatatttaaaattaaaaatatatggtgaACAATTACTAAACAAAACGAGTACGCTTTAGACCACACAACTGAAGCAAAACATATTTCAGAAActaacaaagcgccatctataagcctcaggcataactgcaacACAACAGgttcttaaaatgtacaaaaagggattgttttaAGTGTGTGAAGTTGTGAAGTTCTCTGAGAATGCcatctagtttaaaataacacacactgtttcactatgcctaGATGGCAGCACATGTCTTACAATCCTCGTAACCTACACTTTACGCAATGCATTCACAATCTTACTTTCCACTTCAAACATAGATTCTCTTCATTCAAACAGTGTTATTGGTCCGCGTACTTGTTCATGACGTCGTTGACGACGGGCCAGGCGTCGCGGAAGGCGGGCACGGCGGGGTGCGCGGAGTGCGCGGGAGGCGCGGTCGGCGGCGCGCCGGCGGCGGGCAGCACGTCCACGTCGCGGAACAGCGCGGCCAGGCGGTCCAGCCACAGCACGGGGTCCGCGCTGGTGCCCTTGCGCAGCTCCTTGCCGCCCGCCAACAGCGCGCGCAGCCCGCCCAGCTGCAGCGCCGTCGCCTCGCGCATCGCCACCGTCAGCTGCCACATCACGAGCGTTATGAACAATACAGAAAAGAAACCAACACAGATTTAGATATGCtggaatattgtatttaaatgtttatagaaaatattatcatGAATGATGGATCACCCATCTACAtccgaaaaccgcttgacgtacaagtTACAATAATGGATGGATATGATGGTATGCGTGGAGGGAGAATGGTATGGAGTAGCTATTAGGAGTCTCCCGGTAAGGGACAACAACAAAGTACATAGATCATCTGGTGTTACCAGTGATCGAAAAATTACCCTATATTTTAAGACTagcgttatatttttatttcatactattTGACAagtctataaatatttatatatcataATATTTGACGAAATTGGCCAATTCAGAAGTCAGAGCGTAAAAGCTGGCACCGAGGGGTGATGtatcgatccccgccccgttcgagtattgttgtacccactcttgATACAGTTTGTCCCGACGAGTTGGAAAGGAAcgggaatgttggtcatattaaaaaaaaagcattaatTACCATTGTTTTCATCctgatttaaaaacatatatacaacCAAAGTCCTTTCGACAGTCATATCATTTTACTTTTGAAGGCAATTAGGgtcagatattttgaaattagaattcatttttaaataaaaatataactactaaaaatgaaagaattagAAATTTTCACAACTAACTGGTTTTGTGTAATTGGAAATAAATGGTCTTCAGAAATAATACgcttttgattgattgatttattgattgcttggtgtattttgtgatttgttgaTTGtgtacaacataaaacattagtTAGGAAAATATACTAGCACAGCATGGAATtaagaataaaatctttttaccaaaaaaaatttactgtcctttgaataaaattaatttcgtgtaaAATTCTTACATTTTCTTCACAAGTTAAGGATTTAGTACAATAATGTAACCTCACATTTAAGTATTTTCTACAAATgggtttcattaataaaatataatggtgGTTATCACGAAAATGGTCATTTTCGGAAAATAAATTAAGGCCATTTCGTACAACATGCTTGCAGTAGATGCTCCATCAAGTTTGTTTTgcttattagtatttattttttttaaatatttcctccCCTATTTCACATAATTTAATAACTGACGGTGACGAATAATGAAGGCCATCTTTGTCTTCCTGTCTTCCTGTCTCTTCCTGTCGCCCTTgtccatattttattaataaagacatCTCGAGAAAACTGGAAGAATAAACAAAAGCACCCATGTTCACCACACAAATATAGGTCACAATGACTTTATATAAtgtctatagtaatatttttataacaaagctTTTAACAATTAAAGCTATAAAAATACGAGTTACTACTTAGGCaatgaaaaatataagttaCTATTTTTCCCTAATTTTAGGGAAAAGCTAAATGTAACACAATTGGTAGCCCCAAAATGCAGATAATCcgactaatttaaaaatgtttcttaATGCACGGAAAATGGTTATTCTGGACGCAATTATTATAACCTACTCAAGTTCGGTGGTTAATCActcaaaatttcattattttgtaaagacTATTTACGAGTTTCTTTTGTTCTTTCTGGATATTTTCATTGTCATTGAAATCctaattacaaactttacctaagCATCATCTTTCATGATAAAAATAAGTTGAAATTATAGTACTAACGTATGAAAGGTTATGTTTTCACATTTTCGTTCAGTGCGGCTTTTGCAGCCCAAAACACTACAATTCACCATTTTTAATATCTAAAGAACTAATTATTACACTAAATTAAGAACAAAGAACAcaatttatactttaaaaaacaaattttagtcCACATGAAGTTTACTCCACAAAGTTCGTCTGCCCCGTGACCTCACGGGGCAGACAAATTAAAGCGAGATTCTAATAAGGACAAAAACTTTTCTCGGGCTCTGTCACTCTTTCAGGATTTCGTATAGCTACATCTCATTCGTTCACGGTATTATTCTTCCATGTCAATTCTATATAATTCTTTTTCTTAGATGGTATGGTAGTTTAAAGTTTGTAGATGTTTGTAGTTTGTATTACATCTGATTTAGTAATCAGATCCGGATTTTTCGACAGGGCCAGATTACGTATTATTATTTCCGtctgttataaaaattaagaaagcATCATCTGTAATGCAATACAGATATGCTTCAACAGGTCAGTAATATATAGTAATATAGgctaaaaacaaaaatggaCCTATTATTGAACCTTGTAGAACACCCATTAAACTACATATtctacatatacatattatgtacaccTTTTTAATTCTATGTCAAGGCAGAGGAAATGAAATTGATTGCAATATTTTTGCAACACTAATAGCTTAATTAAACCACTAATGTTTCATGATGGATATAGTCAAATGCCTTAGACAGATTGCAAAAAAATCTAATGACATTCTGCGAGCGTTTTCAAACATCGCATTTGCCTATAGTAAGTGTGTTTCGTCGTGGCACTTGGTATATGCTCTACAACAGCTCACCTGGTCGTGTGGCAGGCGGCCGATGGCGGCGGCGAGCGCGCGCATGAGCGTGGACGAGGTGTGCAGGGGCAGCTCCAGCTCGTCGGCGAGGCGCGCGGCCTGCAGCAGCGTGGACGCGTGCGGCGCCGCGTGGCTGCGGCAGGCTTGGCATATGCTCTGCAGACAATACAGGAACCAAGTGGAAGTAGACAGTAACAAATGGGCTATTTCATCgcactaaaattaatttaactgtTAGTCTTAATTCAGTAGCATAATGTTAACAACACCAGCGTGCGCTCAAACTACATCAATGTTTTAGGTTCTAGATGTTTCGAAAGTGCTGTaaatctacttgaaataaatgaatttcaaatTGAATATAAGTTTACAGCTGTGTGTACTGACATAGGTACAGCTGATTTATACACCTAGGTATACACAAACATACCTGTAAAGCGACAGCAGCTGCATTGGCCAGTTTCTGATCATGCAATGCTCTGATGAGGTGCTGCAGGCTCGCTTCTAGACACTCAGGATGCCTCTCGATCCAGTCGCACAGCTCCCCCAGTAGCAGGATACATGTCTTGCGCACGGCTGGGTGGCTGTTCTCTGGCATTGACAATATCGCTTCCACTACTTTTGGCACATATTCGTATTCTTcactgaaaaaaatcaaatatagaTATTTCAAGCCCAATCAATTAATCATCAAtcagaaaaagacaaaaagaatttaaattCGATTTTATGTTCAACTTCTCTTTCCATCTCAattgaatattgtattttagtataaaatataaacaaatacattTAGTTTCAATCCTGAATCATTTAACTACACTGTCAGTGAGATTTAgagctcaatagctcaatggtaaatcGGCCAGACTCATTGACAAGGAAATCCTCGCCCTGCTGGACTAAAATCATACCCACTCCTACTACGGTCTTTCCCAAGTAGTTAGAGGGtaaaagggaatattggtctatttaaaaaaaagaaagatattACCATAGCATTAATTCTGTACAAATTATGATGCATCAAATAACTCACGGCAGTATATTCTTAGCAACAGCTTGCATTATAAACAGTGCAGCTTCCGTCTGCTCCCACGACAGATCTGCCTGCAGTGTGGCAAACATTTGACGGAAGACACAACTCGAGCTCACTATGAACACCACATCTTTGATCAGCTCCATTACTTTCATTCTGAAGtcctgaaatgaaaataaaagaaataaacagaaataatttaattaagctCGTTTTACCAGTAACATGAACATAGGATGGGCCTTGTTTTATTTCCTATGTTGGTGGGAACATAGGAAATAAAAGACAGAAATACATGGAAAATTTTAGAACAGGCCTTTGTCTGTGCAAGACAAGCTGTTTGAATGGAAGATCAATCGGATGAAAAGTACTATTTTAGAAGTTGTTAACCCTAcagttttaattacttataatatgtagagttattaataatagttattgttaCTCAATGCAGACTTTAAATCTGTCTGTCAACTAACATCAATATATTTgcaatgtcagaaataaaacaTAACAACATATTTGCAATGTCAGATATAtattgcaaatataaaaaacatgaccattattttttactacttatacttattgtttacaaacacttaaaatatttctttggcCATTTTCTCATATAATGTTCATATACTTACAAAAAATTCGTCTTCTTCAGGCAGTTGCATGAGGTCAGGCTCACACTGACAGTGGCGCGCCAAGGCTTCAATGAGCCTCTCTATGTGAGGCTTAAAAGCATCAGTCAGTGGTTGGTAATCCCTCTCATACACTTCTTCTGATAGTCGGTACCATAGATTGAATGTTATTTTTGCAACCTGAACATTTTACAACATGTAACATTTTAGTGGGCAAAATAaactcataataaaaaaatcaaaatagtcCACAAAGTAATTTTCAAGCGctctgttttgatttttttgatgaaaagtatatttagACAGCATATAAAATACCTATCAGGTTAAAAAAGACTATTGTCCTGTGGGCCTAAGAGATGTACCACAAGTTTGTTTACATGTCACTCTCTTTCATCCCATTGCAAAGAGAGAGCATTATTGTCATATATATTGTGGTCTTTTGTAGCAATATATAGACAGTTGGCATGCATTTTAGGTCTGCCTAAGATTCCTAGAAATCATGacaaaatatatcataaaaatgtaaccaaattttttaattcaagctTCAATAGTACCATATCAAAAGGCAAGATTCAGCACTGAGACAGACCATAGTCAAATGGTAAAGACAGTATTAGGGATGGATGTTATAGCAGTTATGCTATTACATCCATCCTTAACAcagtctttaataaaaataattggcaGCGTAAAAGTAAATTAGCAAATAATTGgcagtattttaaattatagcaAACTTTAGAAAAATTGTTAGCTCTTGCTGCATAAAAGTTCTCACCTCATAATCATGATGCCCAACACACATTAACACCAATTCTAAGGCCCTCATAGCAAAATGTGCACTCCCATTTGCAGTGCTCAGTATTATTTTACCTAAAAATGTCTCCGCCAACTCTGTGAACACTCTGGCATAGTTTGCAGCCTTCTCCTCCTCTTCATGTGCCACAACCATGTGGTAACTCGTCTCCAGTTTTGACACATTGTCAAATAACAACTGCTCCACCTCGGTATTATTGctattattttctaaacaatGCAGTATTGCACAAATACAGTCAGATGCTGCATCGTGCAACATATTTATTGATGTGTGGTCCTGTAGAACTTGTAAACTGAACCCTATTACAGCATTTTGAGGCACTTCCTGTATACTAATCGCTTTGACTTGTATCCACGATgtcatacatttaattatttttaatgctaTATGAGAATTTGGATTACTATTAATACATTCCTTAAGAAAAAATGTTACATCCTGAGAGTTGGCACGCAACTCTGATTTTATTTCTTCTCTTCTGTTCTCACCGAGTTTCAAGCTCGACGAGTCTATTTCTTGAGGTAACACTGTTAATATCTCTAATAGAACAAAGTAATTTTTGTTGGAAAACAACTTTATGAGGTCACTGACACAGTTTTGCCATGTCAACATTTGTAAAGCTAGGTCTGCTAGAGCAAGGGAGAGCTGAGTGAGAATCGGGGGACTGGTGTCGGGTGTGATCCCTTCTAAATGTGCAACTAACGAGTCTCTGAGAGATACAACAGCCTCTTGTGGTAGTTCAGATAGGTTATGTTGCACTTTGCTTCGCATCGTTTGTGCTGCAAAGAAACACGACTGCACATCCTTCTTCTGCTGCAAAAGCTGATCTGCTACTTTCCAAGAGTGTATCTGCAATAAAAATACTCTGGTTTCATAAATTAAACTACACACTGGGTTATGAATCGAAGATTTAGATAGGAAATTTATGTCACTTATGTAAATGAAACAGGTAGTAACGTTTTACTCACAGATTTCTGTACGTCTCCCAGCCATGTAGAAGCTTTTTCCTTCTCGTTTCCATTGGGGTTATCATACAAGGCACTTATGGCCTGGTAAATAGTGTCCATTGATGGCGATTCCATGCTTCTCACTGCACTTTGTTGACGAGCAAACCTCAAAGTCCTAGCGGTAAAGCGCGTAAACAATTAATCatcatattatattgaaaattactgttaaaacacaataaaaagCCAGAAAATCCAGTGAAAGAATCAAACAACGTCAATCAAAACGACAAACCGTAGACAAAACGAATCAAAACGAatttcatttgtcgtctgtgaatTACTTTAAAGAACAGATACAGAATTTCACTCACACTAGAGCTGAGATTTTTACAAACCATAGCCAACACAAAGCAAtgcattttcaattaaatttcctccgagaacttttttattttctttaagcaagtttaaaaaaatattcagtaaacgtacaaaattaaactattttgcGTAAgccagtttaaaaaatatagacaaatACCCAGAGTatttgtctatattttttaaactactaGCGTGGATGAATTTTATTCTCTGTCTCATAGAGGAATTATTGAGCTTCTATGTTGTCTACT harbors:
- the LOC112048838 gene encoding transportin-3; protein product: MESPSMDTIYQAISALYDNPNGNEKEKASTWLGDVQKSIHSWKVADQLLQQKKDVQSCFFAAQTMRSKVQHNLSELPQEAVVSLRDSLVAHLEGITPDTSPPILTQLSLALADLALQMLTWQNCVSDLIKLFSNKNYFVLLEILTVLPQEIDSSSLKLGENRREEIKSELRANSQDVTFFLKECINSNPNSHIALKIIKCMTSWIQVKAISIQEVPQNAVIGFSLQVLQDHTSINMLHDAASDCICAILHCLENNSNNTEVEQLLFDNVSKLETSYHMVVAHEEEEKAANYARVFTELAETFLGKIILSTANGSAHFAMRALELVLMCVGHHDYEVAKITFNLWYRLSEEVYERDYQPLTDAFKPHIERLIEALARHCQCEPDLMQLPEEDEFFDFRMKVMELIKDVVFIVSSSCVFRQMFATLQADLSWEQTEAALFIMQAVAKNILPEEYEYVPKVVEAILSMPENSHPAVRKTCILLLGELCDWIERHPECLEASLQHLIRALHDQKLANAAAVALQSICQACRSHAAPHASTLLQAARLADELELPLHTSSTLMRALAAAIGRLPHDQLTVAMREATALQLGGLRALLAGGKELRKGTSADPVLWLDRLAALFRDVDVLPAAGAPPTAPPAHSAHPAVPAFRDAWPVVNDVMNKYVSDGRVMERACRCVRFMVRGCGRPAAALLPALAAALPQLYAARAHSCVLYLCAVLCDALDAPDARPALARLLHAVLPRALALLDAPAALRDNPDTVDDLFRLCVRYLQRNPSALVEGDTLGPVLQCAVAACALDHSDANCSLMKFLQDLTRLAASTRTDDQHLKGLVSAALMQYGETLTYALLEASVLHLHSYMLSEVADVLLEMLQWQKSRGVDWLQSALRRLPRAPPAATEHQCWQFHQYAMRAEKCKEMTRLLRDFARLYR